In Methanobacteriaceae archaeon, the following are encoded in one genomic region:
- a CDS encoding metallophosphoesterase: protein MKEKDPNVLKYMQKVQRGMNHWRHKIGNPEFNHQDFRIEHVEVTIPDLDPSFHNYRLGNISDIHLGQWITPEHLNGVIDLLNKEKPDSITITGDFVSYILDEVACDLENSLKRLKPKEYTIAVLGNHDHWLGAPRIREILRRCGIIDVSNDFFTIYHQGAPLHIAGVDSVMLEKHRLDLVMEKLPEDGPAILLAHEPDFADISSTTGRFSLQISGHSHGGQFLIPGLGTFIRGPHFLKYPAGKYQVGDMVQYTSRGLGTNIFWLRINCDPEITIFQLKSPEEH from the coding sequence ATGAAAGAGAAGGATCCAAATGTGCTGAAATACATGCAAAAAGTGCAGAGGGGCATGAATCACTGGCGTCATAAAATAGGAAATCCGGAATTTAACCACCAAGACTTCCGGATAGAGCATGTAGAGGTAACCATACCAGATCTCGACCCCTCATTTCATAATTACCGCCTGGGAAATATTTCTGACATTCATTTAGGGCAGTGGATCACCCCTGAACATCTTAATGGGGTTATAGATCTTCTCAATAAAGAAAAACCAGATTCCATAACCATTACTGGTGATTTCGTATCCTACATACTTGACGAGGTGGCTTGTGACCTTGAAAATTCCTTAAAAAGGTTGAAACCAAAGGAATACACTATAGCAGTTCTGGGAAACCATGACCACTGGTTAGGTGCTCCCAGGATACGTGAAATATTGCGAAGATGCGGTATAATCGATGTTAGTAATGATTTTTTCACCATTTATCACCAAGGAGCTCCTCTGCATATAGCTGGGGTGGATAGTGTGATGCTTGAGAAGCACCGGCTGGACCTGGTTATGGAAAAACTTCCAGAGGATGGACCAGCCATACTACTGGCTCATGAACCGGACTTTGCAGATATCAGTTCCACCACTGGACGTTTCAGTCTGCAAATCTCAGGCCACTCCCATGGTGGTCAATTCCTAATTCCAGGTCTGGGGACATTCATCCGGGGCCCGCACTTTTTAAAATATCCTGCAGGCAAATACCAGGTAGGTGACATGGTCCAGTACACCAGCAGGGGACTGGGAACCAACATTTTCTGGCTGAGAATCAATTGCGACCCGGAGATCACCATTTTCCAATTAAAATCACCAGAAGAGCATTAA
- a CDS encoding phage holin family protein has protein sequence MSGEQDSWDWFEDIQDHSKFYWLARTLVMWVGGFLGFVVIDYFSVGLNFDSWANAFIVAGMVGLLNTIFWPLMARFLLPFMVFTVGIGALLLNGFLIWLASNFVEGFTIEGPALILTPIAMAAVTAILSAILTIDDDATYYRSVIRKAKKGKIEFKEKTGVIFLEIDGLAYNILNEAIEKGTMPTLKRWLEERTHKIIPWETDLSSQTGASQAGILHGNNHNIPAFRWVEKDKNNKIMVSTGLSDAPIIEERISDGNGLLVCQGASRTNLFSGDAADVIFTYSQLKNLGRFYTRAWYYVYSYPSNFARIVALFLWDVLLDFTSQILHWAKNVRPRIRRGFIYPFVRAGANVFLREVTTAVLIGDMLEGEVDVAYVTYLGYDEIAHHSGTRDWDAFYALKKLDKQFHRLENARKYAPRPYQLVVQSDHGQTNGATFLQRYGQTLEDLVRDLIPPEAMIYSELSSNEDHFGQAIQDPIEDGKRFMRVKGERVADESKNIFYKAVKTADEAPLIKGKVLEYLQRHEIGQMPPKKKATSEEAQVIVLASGNLGLIYLTDYEDRLTFEQIKTIYPDLIPGLVQHEGIGFIMVHSKKQGPLAMGREGINYLKDGFLEGKDPLTPFGPRANKHLLRTDSFKYAPDILVNSFYDEENNEVAAFEELVGSHGGLGGEQTQPFIMYPSDWDMGSEEIVGAENLYKILKKQLKRL, from the coding sequence ATGAGTGGGGAACAGGATTCATGGGATTGGTTTGAGGATATTCAGGATCATTCCAAGTTCTACTGGTTAGCCCGCACCCTGGTAATGTGGGTGGGCGGATTTTTAGGTTTTGTAGTGATAGACTACTTCTCAGTGGGCCTGAATTTTGACAGCTGGGCCAATGCCTTTATAGTCGCAGGCATGGTGGGACTTTTAAATACTATTTTCTGGCCTTTAATGGCCCGATTTTTACTACCCTTCATGGTATTTACAGTGGGGATAGGGGCACTCCTTTTAAACGGATTTTTAATTTGGCTGGCCAGTAACTTTGTGGAGGGATTCACCATTGAAGGACCTGCCCTAATACTCACACCCATTGCCATGGCAGCAGTCACCGCCATACTATCCGCAATTCTCACCATTGATGATGATGCCACCTATTACCGCAGTGTCATCCGCAAAGCTAAAAAAGGAAAAATCGAATTTAAAGAAAAAACTGGAGTTATATTCCTGGAAATAGATGGTCTGGCTTATAACATTCTAAATGAAGCCATAGAAAAAGGCACCATGCCCACCCTTAAAAGATGGTTGGAGGAGAGAACCCACAAAATCATCCCCTGGGAAACCGACCTGTCAAGTCAGACAGGTGCCAGTCAGGCAGGAATACTCCACGGGAACAACCACAACATTCCCGCCTTCAGGTGGGTGGAAAAGGATAAAAATAATAAAATAATGGTTTCCACAGGACTGTCTGATGCCCCCATAATTGAGGAGAGAATCTCCGATGGTAACGGGCTTTTAGTGTGTCAGGGGGCCAGCAGAACCAACCTTTTCTCTGGAGATGCTGCTGATGTCATATTCACCTACAGTCAACTTAAAAATCTGGGACGGTTTTACACCCGTGCCTGGTACTATGTATACTCCTACCCCTCCAATTTCGCCCGTATTGTGGCCTTATTCCTATGGGATGTTCTTTTGGATTTCACATCCCAAATCTTACACTGGGCCAAGAACGTCAGACCCCGCATAAGGCGAGGGTTTATTTATCCATTTGTAAGGGCTGGTGCCAATGTATTCTTAAGGGAGGTGACCACTGCCGTGCTTATCGGTGACATGCTAGAGGGGGAGGTGGATGTTGCCTACGTAACCTACCTGGGATATGATGAAATCGCCCATCATTCGGGAACAAGGGATTGGGATGCTTTTTATGCTCTTAAAAAATTGGACAAGCAGTTTCACCGCCTGGAAAATGCCCGTAAATACGCTCCACGTCCCTACCAACTGGTGGTTCAGTCTGATCACGGTCAGACCAATGGAGCTACTTTCCTGCAGAGGTATGGTCAGACACTGGAAGACTTGGTACGTGATTTAATCCCTCCAGAGGCCATGATTTACAGTGAGCTCTCCTCCAATGAAGACCATTTCGGGCAGGCTATCCAGGACCCCATTGAAGATGGTAAGCGATTTATGAGGGTTAAAGGGGAAAGAGTTGCTGATGAGAGTAAAAATATTTTCTATAAAGCAGTTAAAACAGCTGATGAGGCTCCATTAATAAAGGGTAAGGTTTTGGAGTATCTGCAGCGACATGAAATAGGTCAAATGCCTCCCAAAAAGAAGGCAACTTCTGAGGAAGCGCAGGTAATTGTACTGGCATCAGGAAACCTGGGACTCATCTATCTCACAGACTATGAGGACAGATTAACCTTTGAACAGATAAAAACCATCTATCCAGATCTAATTCCCGGTTTAGTGCAACATGAAGGTATTGGATTTATAATGGTTCACTCTAAAAAGCAGGGCCCCCTAGCCATGGGAAGGGAGGGCATTAATTACCTTAAAGATGGTTTCCTGGAGGGAAAAGACCCCTTAACTCCCTTCGGGCCAAGAGCAAATAAACATCTTCTACGTACAGATAGTTTCAAGTATGCTCCAGATATTCTGGTGAACAGCTTTTACGATGAGGAAAATAATGAAGTAGCTGCCTTTGAGGAATTAGTGGGCAGTCACGGTGGATTGGGTGGTGAACAAACTCAACCCTTTATAATGTACCCCTCAGATTGGGATATGGGCTCTGAAGAAATCGTGGGTGCTGAAAATTTATATAAAATTCTTAAAAAACAGCTTAAACGGTTATAA
- a CDS encoding transcription initiation factor IIB, with the protein MKQDMSEIEKIETKCPECQSEKINNDPERGEIVCGACGLVIDDNLVDMGPEWRAFDHEQRDKRTRVGAPITYTIHDKGLSTMIDWRNKDIYGRDIPARNRAQWYRLRKWQRKIRISGATERNLAFALSELDRDSSRLGLPRSVREAASVVYRNAVENKLIRGRSIEGVVAASLYAACRRCNVPRTLDEIAEVSRVSKKEVGRTYRFLTRELNIKLPPTSPVDYVPRFASELNLSGEVQSKAIEIIEKAMEKGLTSGRGPTGVAAAALYIASVLLGERKTQRDVADIAGVTEVTIRNRYKELTEQLDMGVTL; encoded by the coding sequence ATGAAGCAGGACATGTCTGAGATTGAAAAAATCGAGACAAAATGTCCTGAATGTCAGTCTGAGAAGATTAACAATGACCCTGAACGTGGAGAAATTGTTTGTGGTGCATGCGGCCTGGTAATCGATGACAACCTGGTGGACATGGGGCCCGAGTGGAGGGCTTTTGACCATGAACAGCGGGATAAAAGAACCAGAGTAGGAGCACCAATCACCTACACCATACACGACAAGGGTCTTTCCACCATGATTGACTGGAGAAACAAGGACATTTATGGTCGTGACATACCTGCCCGTAACCGAGCCCAATGGTACCGGCTCAGAAAATGGCAGCGTAAAATAAGGATTTCCGGGGCAACAGAACGAAACCTGGCCTTTGCACTCAGTGAACTGGACCGCGACTCCTCTAGACTGGGACTTCCCAGAAGCGTTAGAGAAGCAGCATCAGTGGTGTACCGTAACGCAGTGGAGAACAAGCTCATCAGAGGAAGAAGCATAGAAGGAGTGGTTGCCGCATCACTATACGCAGCCTGCCGGAGATGTAACGTTCCCAGGACCCTGGATGAAATTGCGGAAGTTTCCAGGGTCAGTAAAAAGGAAGTGGGCAGAACCTACCGTTTCCTCACCAGGGAACTGAACATTAAACTACCACCCACCAGTCCAGTTGACTATGTTCCACGTTTCGCCAGTGAACTGAATCTATCAGGAGAAGTTCAATCCAAAGCCATAGAAATCATAGAAAAAGCCATGGAAAAAGGTCTGACCTCCGGGAGAGGGCCTACTGGAGTGGCTGCTGCTGCATTATACATTGCCTCAGTACTCTTAGGTGAAAGGAAAACACAACGTGATGTGGCAGATATAGCTGGAGTAACTGAAGTTACAATCCGTAACCGTTACAAAGAGCTCACAGAACAGTTAGATATGGGTGTAACACTCTAA
- a CDS encoding UPF0104 family protein: MEDTYAVIKKHKWKILATFGVAAFMIFAMTFLIGFNDVLDTLKKARWEWVLLNFVMEAGILIAWTARWKIILDVVDTSPKFTTVMMMLFASLFGNNVTPSAAGGEPLRAFLLKEVEGTPFEIGFASSTADRVFEFLPFVLISIIAALFLLSWDIPPVTRIFVVAMIIVSITLFGILIYAGLNKEITQRILISLARSIYPTVMRLTKKDISFVEIKEKIIFYINRFSRGFLTALQDRKVFIMAFLLSFAMWGFDMLRMYVCFGSLGVYPPILPLVIIYTIGILISLLPLLPGAWGIREATLIALFAVVGVSADVVMAASLIDRLASYIVPTIIGAVAALYYSRKVKNKSVNPLPADL; encoded by the coding sequence ATGGAAGACACATACGCAGTTATTAAGAAGCATAAATGGAAGATCTTGGCCACTTTTGGGGTGGCTGCATTTATGATCTTTGCCATGACCTTCCTAATAGGTTTCAATGATGTTCTTGACACCTTAAAGAAGGCTAGATGGGAGTGGGTTCTCTTAAACTTTGTAATGGAAGCCGGAATACTCATTGCATGGACTGCAAGGTGGAAAATAATACTGGACGTGGTAGACACATCTCCCAAATTCACCACAGTCATGATGATGCTCTTTGCCAGCTTATTTGGAAACAATGTTACACCCAGTGCAGCCGGAGGAGAACCCCTGAGAGCATTTTTATTAAAAGAAGTTGAAGGAACACCATTTGAAATAGGATTCGCATCATCCACAGCAGACCGTGTCTTTGAATTCCTACCATTTGTACTTATATCCATCATAGCAGCCTTATTCTTGTTAAGCTGGGATATTCCACCGGTAACCCGCATATTCGTAGTTGCCATGATCATAGTTTCCATTACCCTATTTGGAATACTCATCTACGCCGGCCTTAATAAAGAAATTACCCAAAGAATTTTAATATCTCTCGCTAGATCCATCTATCCCACTGTAATGCGCTTAACCAAAAAAGACATATCCTTCGTTGAAATAAAAGAAAAAATCATCTTCTACATTAACCGATTTTCAAGGGGATTTCTCACTGCCCTACAGGATCGTAAAGTATTCATAATGGCTTTTTTACTCTCCTTTGCCATGTGGGGTTTTGATATGCTTAGGATGTACGTTTGTTTTGGATCTTTAGGAGTTTACCCTCCCATTCTACCCCTGGTGATCATATACACCATTGGAATATTGATTTCTCTTTTACCTTTACTTCCAGGTGCTTGGGGAATACGGGAAGCTACTTTAATCGCTCTTTTCGCTGTGGTGGGTGTTTCAGCAGATGTGGTAATGGCTGCCAGCCTAATTGATCGTCTGGCAAGCTATATAGTTCCCACCATAATTGGTGCTGTTGCTGCCCTCTATTACAGCCGCAAAGTTAAAAATAAAAGTGTTAACCCACTACCAGCCGATTTATAG
- a CDS encoding RraA family protein: protein MAKKLEVSPNLLLKKFSSQKNSEKIDFKLEGMDISTSQISDALKNLTGKDGVIPQVKPVKNNLKIQGRVVTVSTRQDDWGTSLKAIETAREGEIIFISCDGDDVGVWGELFSTYSQEKGLGGTVIYGAVRDVKAIRDLNYPVFSRSIVPNAGNPSAEGEINIPLDCGGVLVNPGDWVFGDDCGVVLVPENLLKKVINEARKIKQKEEEILGLIQEGALLSDILGI from the coding sequence ATGGCCAAAAAATTGGAAGTTTCCCCTAATTTATTATTAAAAAAGTTTTCATCCCAAAAAAATTCTGAAAAGATTGATTTTAAATTGGAAGGTATGGATATTAGCACTTCACAGATTTCAGATGCATTAAAGAATCTAACTGGTAAAGACGGAGTTATACCTCAAGTGAAACCTGTTAAAAATAATTTGAAGATTCAGGGAAGAGTGGTTACTGTTAGTACCAGACAGGATGATTGGGGAACTTCACTTAAAGCCATTGAAACTGCCAGAGAAGGGGAAATTATTTTCATATCCTGTGATGGGGATGACGTAGGAGTTTGGGGTGAACTATTTTCCACCTACTCCCAGGAGAAAGGTCTGGGAGGTACCGTGATTTATGGTGCAGTAAGAGATGTTAAAGCAATTCGCGACCTTAATTACCCGGTTTTTTCCCGCAGTATAGTTCCCAATGCAGGTAACCCCAGTGCTGAAGGAGAAATTAACATCCCTCTGGACTGTGGAGGAGTTTTAGTTAACCCTGGAGACTGGGTTTTCGGTGATGATTGTGGTGTGGTTTTAGTGCCTGAAAATCTTTTAAAGAAGGTAATAAACGAAGCCAGGAAAATAAAACAAAAAGAAGAAGAAATACTGGGCCTAATTCAGGAAGGTGCATTATTGTCTGATATTTTAGGTATTTAA
- a CDS encoding DUF211 domain-containing protein: MAKGLIRIVLDILKPHEPTLPHFAKFLSEVNGVEGVNVTLMEIDKETENIKVTMQGNDLDFEEISKAIEQYGGSIHSVDEVVAGKTMVEEVTTPQD; the protein is encoded by the coding sequence TTGGCAAAAGGTCTTATAAGAATAGTTTTAGACATATTAAAGCCCCATGAACCTACTTTGCCTCATTTTGCTAAATTTTTAAGCGAAGTGAATGGTGTGGAAGGAGTTAACGTTACCCTAATGGAAATTGATAAGGAAACTGAAAACATTAAAGTTACCATGCAGGGTAACGATCTGGACTTTGAGGAGATAAGTAAAGCCATAGAACAGTATGGTGGTTCAATTCACAGTGTGGACGAAGTAGTCGCCGGTAAAACCATGGTTGAGGAAGTTACAACTCCACAGGACTGA
- a CDS encoding DNA primase, with product MGTKEEISTTKYLIHAQINANGIVEKPDVVGAIFGQTEGLLSNDLDLRELQKTGRIGRIKVNINSKAGRSKGEIVIPSSLDRVETAILAASLETINRVGPCEAYIQVNKVEDVRAVKRRKVVDRAKELYKGMMEEVTPESLKMIEEVKEAMRIHEITDFGHDKLPAGPNVASSDAILVVEGRADVLNLLRYGVKNAIAVEGVSVPKTVAELTKKKTVTAFLDGDRGGDLILKELLQVGELDYVTRAPRGKEVEDLTKDEVMVALRDKIPVEQIYHDMGIKQEKVEKKAAMDKIPDKIKLLKGILKDLEGSGNAEILDDALNILKEVKVESLYEELKNLQGEGAYAVVFDGVVSQRLIDIAKDKGIKQIVAVRMSEVVKKPSQLKIITR from the coding sequence ATGGGAACTAAAGAAGAAATCAGTACAACTAAATATCTTATTCATGCTCAGATAAATGCTAACGGAATTGTGGAAAAACCGGATGTGGTGGGAGCCATATTCGGACAAACTGAGGGACTTTTAAGTAATGATCTTGATTTAAGAGAACTGCAAAAAACAGGCAGGATCGGTCGAATCAAAGTAAATATCAACTCCAAAGCAGGCCGGTCCAAGGGGGAAATTGTAATCCCATCCAGTTTAGATCGGGTGGAAACAGCTATTTTAGCTGCTTCACTGGAAACCATTAACCGGGTGGGACCCTGCGAAGCCTACATACAGGTTAACAAAGTGGAAGATGTGCGGGCAGTTAAAAGAAGGAAAGTAGTGGATCGAGCCAAGGAACTTTACAAGGGGATGATGGAGGAAGTCACCCCGGAAAGCCTCAAAATGATTGAAGAGGTTAAAGAGGCCATGCGCATCCATGAAATCACTGATTTTGGTCATGATAAACTCCCTGCCGGTCCTAATGTAGCATCCTCTGATGCTATTCTGGTAGTGGAAGGCCGTGCCGATGTTTTAAACCTGCTGAGGTATGGTGTGAAAAATGCCATTGCAGTGGAAGGAGTAAGCGTTCCCAAAACAGTAGCAGAACTAACCAAGAAAAAAACAGTTACTGCATTTTTAGACGGTGACCGTGGCGGAGACCTGATTCTCAAAGAACTTCTTCAAGTCGGGGAATTGGACTATGTAACCAGAGCTCCTCGCGGTAAAGAAGTAGAGGACCTCACCAAGGATGAAGTTATGGTGGCTTTAAGGGACAAGATACCTGTTGAACAGATATACCATGATATGGGAATTAAACAGGAAAAGGTTGAAAAGAAAGCAGCCATGGACAAAATTCCGGATAAAATCAAATTATTGAAAGGAATCCTTAAGGATTTGGAGGGTTCTGGTAATGCGGAGATACTGGATGATGCTTTAAACATCCTTAAAGAGGTTAAAGTAGAGTCCCTGTATGAAGAACTGAAAAACTTACAGGGTGAAGGAGCATACGCAGTGGTATTTGATGGTGTGGTCAGCCAGAGGCTCATTGACATTGCCAAGGATAAAGGAATAAAACAAATTGTAGCAGTGAGAATGAGCGAAGTTGTAAAAAAACCCAGCCAACTGAAAATCATCACCCGCTGA
- a CDS encoding ATP-binding protein, with translation MYVNMKKEFLNDIESTADILIPKDPLERVIGHDDIIKFVKIAAKQRRNLLLVGPPGIGKSLIAQAISFHLAKPQEEITVVNNPEQPERPFVEVKTRKEIENEIEDLQRAEGEIVTPQEVPEIVAERLGFRCSNCENYTSAYQSICPHCGSDKYSHLNARRKHLGDLLGMFEMDSGPVNVPQDRVTTTRMHQGREEVVIYERADGDRIKILDQHALEKRREMVEEKPKNIIVPLERKSFIQATGASETELLGDVRHDPYGGHPDLGTQPYERVVPGAVHEAHEGVLFIDEIVHIAPLQRYILSAMQDKYFPIVGRNPQSAGSSVKVEDVPCDFIFVGACNIRDIQHILPPLRSRIQGEGYEILLKTTMPDTEENQAKMAQFVAQEIEIDGKIPHATLSAVKLIVEEARKRAKIIDDQKDSLTLRLRDLGGLVRMAGDMAVMEGDSLIDERHIIFAIKNAISIEDQILERYQSFEQALEKDLSTSQKKHSVKKGVSNDHVDRSYL, from the coding sequence ATGTATGTTAACATGAAGAAAGAGTTTTTAAATGATATTGAAAGCACTGCTGATATTTTAATTCCTAAAGATCCCTTGGAAAGAGTTATTGGGCATGATGACATCATAAAGTTTGTTAAAATTGCTGCCAAACAAAGGAGAAATCTTTTACTGGTCGGCCCTCCGGGGATAGGGAAATCTCTCATAGCCCAAGCCATATCTTTTCACCTGGCCAAGCCCCAGGAAGAAATTACTGTTGTTAACAACCCAGAACAGCCTGAAAGACCATTTGTGGAAGTAAAAACCCGTAAGGAGATTGAAAACGAAATAGAAGATCTGCAAAGGGCTGAAGGTGAGATTGTAACTCCCCAGGAAGTTCCAGAAATTGTTGCCGAACGTTTAGGTTTCAGATGTTCCAATTGTGAGAACTATACCAGCGCCTACCAGAGCATATGTCCCCACTGCGGGTCTGATAAATATTCACACCTCAACGCCCGCAGAAAACATCTGGGGGACCTTTTAGGAATGTTTGAAATGGACAGTGGGCCAGTTAATGTTCCCCAGGACAGAGTAACCACCACTCGCATGCATCAGGGTAGAGAAGAGGTGGTGATTTATGAAAGGGCAGATGGTGACCGGATCAAAATTTTGGATCAGCACGCCCTTGAAAAAAGGAGAGAAATGGTGGAGGAGAAACCCAAAAATATAATAGTCCCCCTGGAGCGGAAGAGTTTCATCCAGGCCACCGGGGCCAGTGAAACTGAATTACTGGGAGATGTAAGGCATGATCCCTATGGAGGTCATCCTGATCTGGGAACACAACCCTATGAAAGGGTAGTTCCTGGTGCAGTTCACGAAGCCCATGAAGGAGTTCTTTTTATTGATGAAATCGTTCATATAGCTCCTCTGCAGCGATACATATTAAGTGCCATGCAGGACAAGTACTTTCCTATTGTGGGTAGAAATCCTCAAAGCGCTGGAAGTTCAGTGAAAGTAGAAGATGTTCCCTGTGACTTCATATTTGTAGGTGCCTGTAATATCCGTGACATTCAACACATACTACCGCCTTTACGTTCTCGTATACAGGGCGAAGGATACGAAATACTCCTGAAAACTACCATGCCGGATACTGAGGAGAACCAGGCAAAAATGGCTCAGTTCGTAGCTCAGGAGATCGAAATAGATGGAAAAATACCACATGCCACCTTAAGTGCCGTAAAATTAATTGTGGAAGAAGCACGCAAAAGAGCTAAAATAATTGATGACCAGAAGGATTCCCTAACCTTAAGACTTCGAGATCTGGGAGGTCTTGTTCGCATGGCTGGTGATATGGCAGTTATGGAAGGAGATTCTTTAATTGATGAACGACACATAATTTTCGCCATAAAAAATGCCATATCCATAGAGGATCAGATCTTAGAACGCTATCAATCATTTGAACAGGCACTGGAAAAAGATCTTTCAACTTCACAGAAGAAGCATTCTGTGAAAAAAGGAGTATCCAATGATCATGTGGACCGCAGCTACCTTTAA
- a CDS encoding tyrosine-type recombinase/integrase, producing MNHYSKGNWKSSNGAPTDIHKFVGNTPNYPQDENFLEAYDIPEMMEDYLFELEIRNYSHNTIKTYRSIINNFYNFLKDEKDLNDERQVLRGFKRYIRYLKREKNVSQNYIYLVTVVVKKFFEFGGITILDEVQTPKRTKSLPKSLNEDEVKSLIHALDNYEPVDSSSPTSESLKLRNKLILALLYSSGLRVSELVTLQTNHVDLDERTIRIRGKGEKDRIVLFDDATREMLIEFLQKRTCDSEYLFVNRKGNHLTPRYVQMMIKDYARVAGIKKKVTPHILRHSFATHLLKNGVDIRAIQQLLGHSNLSTTQIYTSVDMVTLKNVYDKAKLL from the coding sequence ATGAACCACTATTCCAAGGGAAACTGGAAATCATCCAATGGTGCTCCCACTGATATCCATAAATTTGTGGGGAATACTCCAAATTATCCGCAGGATGAGAATTTTCTGGAAGCATATGATATTCCAGAAATGATGGAAGATTACCTTTTTGAACTGGAAATAAGGAACTACTCCCATAACACCATCAAAACTTACCGGTCAATCATAAACAATTTCTACAATTTCCTGAAAGATGAGAAGGATCTGAATGATGAAAGGCAGGTTTTAAGAGGTTTCAAACGTTATATTCGTTATTTGAAGCGTGAAAAGAATGTTTCACAGAATTATATTTATTTGGTGACTGTGGTAGTTAAGAAATTCTTTGAATTTGGGGGTATAACCATCCTGGATGAGGTTCAAACTCCGAAAAGAACCAAATCACTCCCTAAATCCCTTAACGAGGATGAAGTAAAAAGCCTTATTCATGCACTGGATAATTATGAGCCAGTTGATTCATCTTCACCCACATCTGAATCTTTAAAACTCCGAAATAAGTTAATATTAGCACTTTTATATTCTTCTGGGTTGCGAGTTTCAGAACTGGTTACTCTGCAGACAAACCATGTTGATTTGGATGAAAGAACCATCAGAATACGTGGGAAAGGGGAAAAAGATAGGATAGTTCTTTTCGATGATGCTACCCGGGAAATGCTTATTGAATTCTTACAAAAAAGAACCTGTGATAGTGAATACCTTTTTGTAAACCGTAAAGGTAATCATTTAACTCCCCGCTATGTGCAGATGATGATCAAAGATTACGCCAGGGTGGCAGGTATAAAAAAGAAGGTAACTCCCCATATCCTCCGCCACTCATTCGCCACCCACCTCTTAAAGAATGGTGTGGATATTCGCGCCATCCAACAACTTCTAGGCCATTCAAATTTATCCACCACTCAGATATACACCAGTGTAGATATGGTAACGCTTAAAAATGTTTATGATAAGGCTAAACTGCTTTAA
- a CDS encoding helix-turn-helix transcriptional regulator, with the protein MALNRKFFLGFIRIHILYHASKEEIYGVQMIKELKNHGYKVSPGTMYPILHSLESEGFLKCRKENVNGKIRKYYQITSKGRKILQESRVKINELINEVMDD; encoded by the coding sequence ATGGCTTTAAATCGAAAGTTTTTCCTGGGATTTATCCGCATACACATACTCTACCATGCAAGCAAGGAAGAAATCTATGGAGTGCAGATGATTAAAGAGCTTAAAAATCATGGTTATAAAGTCAGTCCGGGTACAATGTATCCTATACTTCACTCTCTGGAAAGCGAGGGGTTTTTGAAATGTAGAAAAGAGAACGTTAACGGAAAAATAAGGAAATATTACCAAATAACATCTAAGGGTAGGAAAATCCTTCAGGAATCTCGAGTTAAAATCAATGAACTAATAAATGAGGTTATGGATGATTAG